Proteins encoded in a region of the Nitrospira sp. genome:
- a CDS encoding ATP-binding protein has translation MTNAVAGHPEERELLRAAFRSFDEASQTLQQSYSALTARVEQMDLELAQSNEALRRQLGDNEAMRVHLDGVLESLSTGVLVVDDCETISRSNRAAETVLDATDVELRNRRATDVLAEVGLGLSDRPQRVGQTVVSISRVPLRNDSGERSGHLILLQDITRIYQLEEQLQRKERLAAMGELIGRIAHEIRNPLGSVELFASMLQRDLAEQSSAKRYALQISEAVQSMDRLLGNLLLYTRPVRMVRDWHLAEPLIGESIKLAAHALTRVPVDIRVDMSRKVHSIWCHDGQLKQVLVNLIVNAVQAMPNGGVLAISLSQEPPQTLGTSAVRLTVRDSGIGIDPAHRSRIFDPFFTTKEEGTGLGLAIVHSIVEAHQGRIDVESRVGQGTACSIILPHPSIGGDPHEAQVRTRSEPESSDALSVEHGVM, from the coding sequence ATGACGAATGCCGTGGCCGGGCATCCGGAGGAACGTGAACTGCTGCGCGCCGCATTCAGAAGTTTTGATGAGGCTTCTCAAACGTTGCAGCAGTCGTACAGTGCGCTCACGGCACGCGTGGAACAGATGGATCTGGAGTTGGCGCAGAGCAACGAGGCTCTTCGTCGGCAGCTTGGCGACAACGAGGCCATGCGCGTGCATCTGGATGGGGTTCTTGAGTCTTTGTCGACAGGGGTGTTGGTGGTGGACGATTGCGAGACGATCAGTCGCAGCAATCGCGCCGCCGAGACGGTACTGGACGCCACGGATGTCGAACTTCGGAACCGTCGGGCGACGGACGTATTGGCGGAGGTGGGCCTCGGCCTGTCTGATCGGCCGCAACGCGTCGGACAGACGGTCGTCTCCATTAGCCGGGTTCCGCTCCGCAACGATTCCGGAGAGCGCTCCGGCCACCTCATTCTGCTTCAGGACATCACCCGCATCTATCAGCTTGAGGAACAGCTGCAGCGCAAGGAACGGCTTGCGGCCATGGGAGAGCTGATCGGCCGGATCGCCCACGAGATCAGGAATCCCTTGGGCAGTGTGGAGCTTTTCGCGTCCATGCTGCAGCGCGATCTGGCCGAGCAGTCGTCCGCCAAGCGTTATGCCCTGCAGATCTCGGAGGCCGTCCAATCGATGGATCGTTTGCTGGGCAATCTCTTGCTGTACACCAGACCCGTTCGCATGGTTCGTGATTGGCACTTGGCTGAGCCATTGATCGGCGAATCGATCAAGTTGGCCGCCCATGCGCTCACCCGAGTGCCGGTTGACATCCGAGTGGATATGAGTCGGAAGGTCCATTCGATCTGGTGTCATGACGGACAGCTGAAGCAAGTCCTCGTAAACCTGATCGTCAATGCGGTTCAGGCGATGCCGAATGGAGGTGTTTTGGCGATCAGCCTTTCCCAAGAACCGCCGCAGACGCTTGGCACGTCCGCTGTTCGGCTGACCGTACGAGATTCCGGCATCGGCATTGATCCTGCTCATCGCTCGCGCATATTCGATCCATTCTTCACGACGAAGGAGGAGGGAACCGGTCTCGGCCTGGCGATTGTGCATTCGATCGTTGAAGCGCACCAAGGACGGATCGATGTCGAGAGCAGGGTCGGGCAAGGCACCGCATGCTCGATTATTCTCCCTCATCCTTCGATCGGCGGAGATCCACATGAGGCGCAAGTCCGAACGCGGAGCGAGCCTGAATCCAGTGACGCTCTCTCAGTTGAGCATGGGGTAATGTGA